The window TCTCGAGGAGCGCCCGCCCCGGCACCTCGCGGCGCGCCAGCAGCCAGCCGAGCGCGATCCCCGGCGGCAGGATCGCGAGCGTCGCGCAGAGCGCCACCTGGGCGGAGAGCCCGAGCGCGACGAGCGCACCGTCGTTCATCGGGCGCTCTCGCGGCGCCCGAAGCCGTGGCGGGCGAAGACTTCCACCGCTTCCGGGCCGCACAGCCAGGCGACGACCGCGCGCGCCCGTTCGAGATGCGGCCGGTCGGCGAGCGCCGCCAGGGCATAGGAGATCGACGGTCCTTCGCCTTCCGGCACCTCGAGGGCGACCCGAACACGAGGTGCATGCACGACGTCGGTGCGATAGACGATGCCGGCCTCGATGGCACCCGATTCGACCGCCGCGAGCGCCGCCCGGACGTCGAGCGCCGGCACGACGCGCTTCGCGACGGCGCTCCAGACACCGCTTTGTTCGAGCCACGCGCGGGCGTACTTTCCTGCCGGTACGGCCTCGGGATGGGCGAGCGAGAGCCGCCGGACCGCAGGCGAAGCGAGATCCCGGGCACTCGTCAGGCGCAGCGGGCTATCCGCCGGCACGATCACGACCAAGCGGTTGCTGAGCGGTGAGCGGCGGGACGCCGCGTCGACGAGGCCTTCGGCAGCGAGGTGGTCCATCCAACCCTCATCCGCCGAAAAGAAGAGATCGGCCTTCCCCGCCGCGACGATCTGTCGCGCCAGGTCGCTCGAAGCGCCGAGGTTCCAGACCAGCGTGGTACCTGTCGCCCGTTCGAGCGCCGGGGTGAGCTCTCGAAGGACGTCGCGCAGACTTGCCGCCGCGTAGAAGCGGAGCTCGACCGGCGCCCCGGGGCCGGCGGTCACCG is drawn from Thermoanaerobaculia bacterium and contains these coding sequences:
- the modA gene encoding molybdate ABC transporter substrate-binding protein translates to MHLARSICLLFSFLAVASPAQASVTAGPGAPVELRFYAAASLRDVLRELTPALERATGTTLVWNLGASSDLARQIVAAGKADLFFSADEGWMDHLAAEGLVDAASRRSPLSNRLVVIVPADSPLRLTSARDLASPAVRRLSLAHPEAVPAGKYARAWLEQSGVWSAVAKRVVPALDVRAALAAVESGAIEAGIVYRTDVVHAPRVRVALEVPEGEGPSISYALAALADRPHLERARAVVAWLCGPEAVEVFARHGFGRRESAR